CTTCATCTCAGCTAAGTAGCCAGCAATGCGCTGCTGAGCAGGTGTAAATGATTCCGACCATTCATCTTGTGGAGATCCACCCTCTATTTGCACATCCCAAGATTTCATAGATATTACAATCACTTCAGCCTGCATCCGAAGATCATAGAGAAACTTCTTCACATCAGCTTTGAGTTCCTCTGCATCTGAATCCTCCTCTGCAATGCAGAAGACCTGAATCTTACAATTCTCAAAACTCTTCTTAGTACGAAGGAGCTGGGAAAGAAGAAGCATTAGACCACCATCTCTTACAATCCaatacaaatcaatagttccgtACTGCATTTGATACTCATTGGGCCACTCATCAAGACCCTTGACAATAACAACAGCTTTGTTTGCAACGATGCAGTCATTGATTATTCCAACAAAAGTGGCAggtatttcttttaaattttcacGACGCCAGATTTCAGGATACCGCATCACCACAATGTTGGGCTTCAGGTTTCCAAGGCCCATAGTCTGGACAATTCCACGAAAACCTTCAGACATGCTGGGGGCTACAACTATTTCTGCAACGCCCTCACAGCACTTGTAATCAATGTAGGTACTTAGTTGCTTACAGGCTGCCTTAGCATCTTCAGCATGTTCATGATAGTCTCCATCTAGTATAGAGACAAATATGGACATCCCACGGCCTTTCTTCTTCATGCAGTTGGCAAAGTCGGCAAGCTTGGGATGGCAGGGAACATTTTCTGGCAGCTTTCCCCATGGCCGGCAGAATACAAGAGGGATTGGGTACCAATTTTTTGGGTGCACTTGGTTAGCTGCAAGTAATAATGAGATATGTCAAACACAATGAAAAGGAATGCATGCACACAAGCACACATAGGTAatgagaagagagaagagagaagagagaaaaaaaatatacgacactaaaaacatatcaaCCAAATTCCTTGTGCTCAAGATGTTTGATAGAAGCAGTACTGACTGTTCATAGCAAATTGCCATAATAGGCCACCAAGCAAAGCACATAATGCTTTCAATATTCACCAGTGAGATGCAATGACTCAAGAACTCTAAACTTTTTCATACAGTGAATTTAGGACAGAGACTACCTCCCAGCGATCGAAGACTGCGAAGAGCTAGTTGAAAATATGCACTCTTGAAGCCATCACCCCAGTCCCCAGCCTTTCCTTTAATGCTGACATAATAATAAATGAGGCTTGCTAGTGCCAGAGACACAACAGTGAATGACCAAGAAATCAAGAACATGATAACTGCAGTAAACCAGCGAAGGCACGTAAGATCCTGAAACAAACACAAACAACTTGCAGGCAGGCATGCATGCATATACAAAAGGACATTAAATGTATAAAAGCACACACCAAGATAGGCACCAAAATATTCATTACCACAGTTATAGTAAATCTTGAAGATTCTCCCCAAATGGTGCTTGCTTTGAAATCCTAATTAGACCTAAGGCTAGTAAATAGGAATATGAAAATGAACCTGGCATAACCATATTTGTCAAATCACGAATTGAATCTTTAACAGGAAAGCTCATTTTCTGAATAGCGAATAGTAAGATTCATAAATgccataaatttattaaacaaaaacatagaacaataataaatatactaaaataaagcATCCGTGATTTATGCAATAATATGATTCAAAGTTTTAGTTCAATAAGTAACTACTACCTAGCAGTAACTCACCAACGTCTAAGTTCTCAGATTCAAGAAACTCCATGGTTTTAGAATTCGAAAGATATAAATTCTAGAACCTTGtgttgaaataaaagattaaaaggtaattttataaaatatctaatgggttatattaaaaagtacttttaagtCTGAATTGATGCTGCTTTCTCTACAAATCCTTTGTACATCtacaattttcaatcaaatctGCTTTCTCTTGCAATTcctccatctttctttctttcttttttttccagaattcaCTTCTTTcagatttgatatttttggGGCAACTGAGTGAATCGTACAAAACACACAACTCAGGACGATTTCAGATGCGATTCTTGTATAAATCCAATTCATATGccaaagtcaaatttttttccatgtgaatcaaacaaatcattcaCTTCGAAAAACCATGGGCATAACTAATCCCAACTTGACAAGCAAAGCAACTAAATAGGAATACACTATTAAAGACTTCAGATGCTAATTCCTAGAcctaccaaatatcaaaatgacCACAATAGTCTTGTTTTGCTGGAATGTGTTCAAATAACAATTTTGCCCCCGCTCACAAAATAATCCATGATTCAAAAACTTTAAACCCCAAACCAAGAAATCTACCTTAACAACTTGTTTCTTGATGAAGAACCATCTAATGCAGCCTTGGGTTTCCAAAGAGAGTTCTTTAAGTATAACATAGCAACTCCATCAATCTCAAGTCTAGCTTCAAGTGTTCATACATGTATATCACCCAAAGCGATCAACTATTAACATGATGAGCATAATATTTCACCATAGTTTAGTGCACCCAAAGCATTTACAATTGAACAAAGCCAAAAGCACGGGTCGAGATTGAGGTTGAGGTTCATTTATATGTACATAATCCCAAAGCAATCCTTTTTTAATTCACATGGGCATTAACCTCACACATTACAGTGATTAGTATGACGTTCCAGAAAATATAGCTGGAATTAACACACTAAAGCATTCCAGCTTTTAACAAATAAAGCCCAAAGGTTGTAACAGAAAGCTTTCTGCATTTCCCAATAGTAGAATGGACATCACATTTCCAAAAGCATCCAATGAGAGTATTAAACTCAGGCTGGCGAAGAGGACAATACTGCATATTTGTTCTTTTGGGAAACTATTAAGAACTCAGAGAGAAGAAGCTATAAGGTGCGGAAACAACACAGTCCTCCATTACTAAGGCCTCTCtaggccctaaaaaataataacagtagCAAAACAATATGTGATTCTTTTTTCAAAGGGAAAAGTAAGAGGCATACCTATGCATAGTGATGCTCCAAGAAGAGAGAGGCTCCAATGGTGAATTTTCCACCGTGGTCGCCAACTGGGAGCATCTAGAAGATCCAGAAGGAAGCAAGACAAGTTCACACCAGCATAACATAAGAGGTAAAACATAGTTACAGTTGGTGTGATAAGATCTAAATTCCCAATAACGACACACCCAACACAGATAAATGCAGTAAAGAGAGTAGCAATGTGTGGCTCCTGTCCATCTGCAACTTTGAAATAGTTAAGAACAGGGAGAATTTCATCATTGGCTATGGCTGCAAGCAGGCGTGGGGCACCTGTCATGCTTTGAAGAGCGGCACCCAAGGTTGAAAGAATGATACCAACGTAGATGATGGCAGGGAAAGGCCAGGCAACAGTGGCTGTAAGTAGCCTGCATAAAAAGTACAGTTCAGCAGTAAAACAGAAATAGTGGAGAGTTTTGATGTAGTCCAAACTATACAACTCAAACCAACATACTGACCATATATTATTCTCTTCAGCAGAAATGACCATGATGCCTAAtgtatattcaaaataaaaaggaggcaaCAAAGAACTGGGATGGATGTATCACCAAGTGGAGGAAAAAACTTTACAAGTTCTAAAC
This is a stretch of genomic DNA from Populus alba chromosome 11, ASM523922v2, whole genome shotgun sequence. It encodes these proteins:
- the LOC118035358 gene encoding cation-chloride cotransporter 1 isoform X2: MVRMLLSPLIEIAQGIVGMAGIGESLVLVAFCGLCTFLTGISLSAIATNGAMKGGGPYYLIGRALGPEIGVSIGLCFFLGNAVAGALYVLGAVETFLNAVPAAGLFREAITTSITTFNGTEVAHPIQSPSSHDLQIYGIVVTIVICFIVFGGVKMINRVAPAFLIPVLFSLFCIFIGIFLAKKDYPADGITGLSLKSFKENWSSDYQFTNNAGIPDPEGKVYWNFNALVGLFFPAVTGIMAGSNRSASLKDTQRSIPIGTLAATLATTALYLVSVLFFGALATRDTLLTDRLLTATVAWPFPAIIYVGIILSTLGAALQSMTGAPRLLAAIANDEILPVLNYFKVADGQEPHIATLFTAFICVGCVVIGNLDLITPTVTMFYLLCYAGVNLSCFLLDLLDAPSWRPRWKIHHWSLSLLGASLCIVIMFLISWSFTVVSLALASLIYYYVSIKGKAGDWGDGFKSAYFQLALRSLRSLGANQVHPKNWYPIPLVFCRPWGKLPENVPCHPKLADFANCMKKKGRGMSIFVSILDGDYHEHAEDAKAACKQLSTYIDYKCCEGVAEIVVAPSMSEGFRGIVQTMGLGNLKPNIVVMRYPEIWRRENLKEIPATFVGIINDCIVANKAVVIVKGLDEWPNEYQMQYGTIDLYWIVRDGGLMLLLSQLLRTKKSFENCKIQVFCIAEEDSDAEELKADVKKFLYDLRMQAEVIVISMKSWDVQIEGGSPQDEWSESFTPAQQRIAGYLAEMKRSAKGDENKLMADGKPVVVNEQQVEKFLYTTLKLNSTILRYSRMAAVVLVSLPPPPVHHPAYFYMEYMDLLVENVPRLLIVRGYRRDVVTLFT